Genomic DNA from Deltaproteobacteria bacterium:
TGTCCGACAGCCCCGGCCGGCAAATGGGGCGGGCCGCGGCGTTGATGATGGGGTCGGTCTTCCTGTCCCGGCTCCTCGGATACGTGCGCGACGCCGTCATCGCCTACCAGCACGGCGCGACGAGCGAGACCGACGCGTACTTCGCGGCGTTCACGATCCCCGACTTCCTGAACTACCTCCTCGCGGGCGGCTCCCTGTCCATCACCTTCATCCCGATCTTCTCGCGGTACCTCGAGGAGGGAAAGGAGGAGGAGGGGTACCGGTCGTTCTCGACCATCGCCACGGTGATGGGCGCGGCCATGGTCTTCTTCGTGGTGCTGGGGGAGTTCCTGGCGGCGAGGGTCATCGTGCTGATCGCCCCGGGGTTCCCGCCCGAGCAGGCCGCGGAGGCGGCGCGACTGACCCGCATCGTACTCCCCGCGCAGATCTTCTTCTACCTGGGAGGCCTCCTGATGGCGGTCCAGTACGCCCGGAAGCAGTTCCTCCTCCCCGCGCTGGCGCCGCTCGTCTACAACGTCCTGATCATCGTCGGCGGGCTGCTGGGGGGGCGCGAGCACGGGATGACGGGGTTCGCGTGGGGCGTCGTCGCCGGTTCGTTCCTCGGGAACTTCGCGCTGCAGCTGTACGGAGCGCGGCGCGGCGGCCTCTCCTTCCGTCCCCGGCTCGACTTCTCCGACCCGGGGCTGCGGGATTTCGTCCGCCTCTCGATCCCGATCATGCTCGGGTTCTCCCTGGTGGTGGTCGACGAGTGGACCACGCGCGTCTTCGGTTCCTTCCTCCTCGCCGGCGCGATCACCTGGCTCAACAACGCGCGGAGGCTGATGCAGGTCCCGGTGGGGATCTTCGGGCAGGCGTCCGGCGTGGCGTCGTACCCGTACCTCGCGGGCCTCGCGGCCCGGGGGAAACAGGAGGAGCTCTGGGAAACGCTGTCGCTCACCCTGCGATGGGTGTTCCTCGTCTCCTCGGGGGTGGCGGCGATGGCGTTCGTGATGTCGCGGGAGGCGGTCCTGCTCGTCTTCCAGCGCGGGGCGTTCGCCATCGAGGACACCCTCCGGACCGCGTCGGCGCTCTCCGCCTTCTCCCTCGGGATCCCCTTCTGGTGCGCCCAGGCGATCGTTTCGCGCGGATTCTTCGCCATGAAGGACACCTGGACCCCGACGCTCGTCGGAACGGCGGCATGGATCGTCGCCCTCCCCGCGTACTACCTGCTGCAGCAGTCCCACGGCGTCTTCGGCCTCGCGCTGGCGAGCACGATCGGGATCCTGCTGTACTCGGCGGCCCTCTACGGGATCCTCATGCGGCGCACCGTGGGGCGGGCCGGAATCCCGGAGCTCGCGGAATACGGGAAGCTCGCGCTCGCCGCGGTCCTGTCGGGCGCGGCGGGACACGTCGCTCTCGGCGCGACGGCGCGGTTCCTCGGGTGGGAGACGCCGTGGGGGGCGGCCGTCCGGATCGCGGGGGGGGCGGCGACGGTCGCCGTGGTCTACTTCTACCTCGCCCTGCTGATGGGAAGCCGGACGGTCCGGACGATCCGCCGGGGGGAGGACCTCCTGCACCCGCCGGCGGCGGACGGGAGGGGCGTCACGCCTTCATGAACGTGTCCTGCCCTGCGAGCGCCCGCCGAAGCCCTTCCATGTCGGGCTCGTTCCTTCCCACGCTGCAGTGACGCCGGCCGAACAGCGACTTGGTGCCGCCGACGATCGCCACGCGCGCCAGCTCGATCCGCCGGACCTTCCGGCGGAGCAGCCGTTTCCCCCACTGGCGCGCTTTCAGGAGCAGGAGCCCCGCCCACACCTTCTTCGCGCGGCCGTCGCACACCACGCCCACGATGCGCACGGGGCGGCCGCTGCGGGGGACGGCGTGCCGGCGCACCTCCGCCAGCGCCTTCGCGGTCGAGGTCGCCACCACCACGACGTACCCCTCCGCGG
This window encodes:
- the murJ gene encoding murein biosynthesis integral membrane protein MurJ, coding for MSDSPGRQMGRAAALMMGSVFLSRLLGYVRDAVIAYQHGATSETDAYFAAFTIPDFLNYLLAGGSLSITFIPIFSRYLEEGKEEEGYRSFSTIATVMGAAMVFFVVLGEFLAARVIVLIAPGFPPEQAAEAARLTRIVLPAQIFFYLGGLLMAVQYARKQFLLPALAPLVYNVLIIVGGLLGGREHGMTGFAWGVVAGSFLGNFALQLYGARRGGLSFRPRLDFSDPGLRDFVRLSIPIMLGFSLVVVDEWTTRVFGSFLLAGAITWLNNARRLMQVPVGIFGQASGVASYPYLAGLAARGKQEELWETLSLTLRWVFLVSSGVAAMAFVMSREAVLLVFQRGAFAIEDTLRTASALSAFSLGIPFWCAQAIVSRGFFAMKDTWTPTLVGTAAWIVALPAYYLLQQSHGVFGLALASTIGILLYSAALYGILMRRTVGRAGIPELAEYGKLALAAVLSGAAGHVALGATARFLGWETPWGAAVRIAGGAATVAVVYFYLALLMGSRTVRTIRRGEDLLHPPAADGRGVTPS